The genomic interval TTCGCCTCACTGTTGCTCACGGGAATCGCGACCGTCGCGGTCGGCTGCGTACCGACGTACGGATCGATCGGGGTGGCAGCGCCCGTACTCCTGCTGGTGCTGCGCTTTCTCCAGGGTCTGGGGCTCGGTGGCGAGTGGGGCGGCGCCGTGCTGTTGACCGCAGAGCACGCCCCTGCCGACCGGCGCGCACTGTGGGCCAGTTTCCCGCAGGTCGGCCCCGCCGTCGGCTTCCTGCTCGCCAACGGCGTGATGCTCGCCCTCTCGGCCGGTCTGACCGACGCGCAGTTCGCGGCGTGGGGGTGGCGGGTGCCGTTCTGGGCGGCGGGCCTGCTGGCGGCCGGCGGACTGCTGCTGCGTACGTCCCTGGCCGAGACACCGCAGTTCAAGGAGCTCGCCGCCACGGGCGAGCGCGCGAGTGTGCCGCTCGCCGAGGTCGTACGGGGGCACTGGCGGCTGGTCCTGCTCACCGCCGGTGCCCTCGCGATCGGTTACGCCGTCTTCTACGCCGTGACGACGTGGTCCCTCGCGTACGCGACAGAGCGGCTCGATGTCAGCCGTACGGTGATGCTCACCTGCATCATGGCGGCCGTGGCGATCAAGGGCGCGGCAACTCCGTTCGCCGCGATGCTCGGTGACCGATACGGGCGCAGGCCGCTGTGCCTGCTGGGCTGCGCGGCGACCGCGCTGTGGATGTTCCCGATGATCGCGCTGCTGCAGACCGCCGAGCCGCTGCTGATGTTCCTCGGCTTCCTGGGAGCAATGCTTTCGTTCATCACCATGTTCGCGGTGGTGGCCGCGTATCTGCCGGAGCTGTACGAGCCG from Streptomyces spiramyceticus carries:
- a CDS encoding MFS transporter is translated as MARLATASLAGTAIEFYDFFVYGTAAALVLGPLFFPTFSPLAGTLAAFGTFGVGFISRPLGSAIFGHIGDRYGRRPVLFASLLLTGIATVAVGCVPTYGSIGVAAPVLLLVLRFLQGLGLGGEWGGAVLLTAEHAPADRRALWASFPQVGPAVGFLLANGVMLALSAGLTDAQFAAWGWRVPFWAAGLLAAGGLLLRTSLAETPQFKELAATGERASVPLAEVVRGHWRLVLLTAGALAIGYAVFYAVTTWSLAYATERLDVSRTVMLTCIMAAVAIKGAATPFAAMLGDRYGRRPLCLLGCAATALWMFPMIALLQTAEPLLMFLGFLGAMLSFITMFAVVAAYLPELYEPRVRCTGAAVGYNLAGVLGGALTPLVATAVAQGEGPPWGVAAYLTAIALLSLGCFALLPETRPVPAATPEAATV